CCAATACTTATATGCACAAAAAGGGGCGTTGTCAACCACCAACGTGTGTTCGAAGGTTTTACAGAGAGTCGACTGtactaaacaaaaaaaaaggttattaTGCACGCCCGAAACAGCAGCGCGGAAACGAACGAAAAAGCGCCATCTAAAAGAAAACGAGTCGAATTATCTTCAACACTCCCACTCGACGAGTTTACAAAGTCATACTTAAAAGTTTGCAATttgctataaatttttgctttgAAAGAGCTTTTGTTAATAAGTCCGCCCGTTGTTCATCGCTGGAAACGTGCGTAACCATTAGTTGTCCATTCTTGACTACTTCTCGtacataatgatattttatgtcCACGTGTTTTGTTCTCCTGTGAAACGTTGGATTCTTGATTAATGTTTCTGCTGCCGTATTATCGCAGTATAGAGTCGTTGGTTTAACTTGCTCGTACCCAATTTCTCGTAATAGGCCACGAGTCCACACAACTTCCTTCGATGCATTGTGGGCCGCTATATACTCGGCATCTGTAGTTGATGTAGCAACTATTGTTTGCTTCTTAGATGACCAAATAACTGGACCACCATTCAGCATCAACAGGACGCCAGAAACTGATTTTCGCGTATCTATGCAAGATGCATAATCTGCATCTGAGAAGGCCTCTAATTGACTGTCCTCATCAATCTTTGTACCATAAGTGAGACCCAGTGATTTTGTATCTTGTAGGTACCTAAGTACACGCTTTGCCGCTTACCAGTGTGTTGCTGTTGGCGTTTCCAGAAACTGACTAAGTTTGCTTACTGCAAACGATATGTCAGGCCTTGATCCAATTGCCAAAAACATCAGCGAGCCAATCAACTGACGATATGGAATTTCTTCGTCCTTGATAATATTGCCATCTTCATCGAGCTCTCGTTTTAGCACGACATTAGGATCCATAGGAACGCTGACTGGATTACAATTTGacatattgaatttttcaagcatCTTAATGGTATATGCTGTCTGATGTAGACGTGTCTGTTAGGTCGATCACGGTCAATTTCAAGTCCTAAATAGAATCTTGCTTCGTTCTGTGTAATCTCAAATCGCACTTTAAGTAATTTCaatagtttattaattttgtctaTTGATGCTCCAATTACTAGACCATCGTCTACATAGAGTGCGATTAACAAATCCTTTTCTTCATTTGCGTAAACACAAGGATCGTAGTTGGTCGGCTTCATGTCTAATTCTCCTAGTACAGAGTCGATTTTCTTATGCCACTGTAACGGTGATTGTTTTAGACCATATAAGCTGCGCAAAAGTTTACATACTTTTCTACTTCCATCGTCGAAGCCTTCGGGTTGTAGCATATATAACTCTTCGTCTAAATCACCATATAAAAAGGCGGTCTTGACGTCAAATTGTACCATCTCGTAATCCTTGTGAGTTGCAACAACTATCAGCATTCGAATTGAGTCATAGCGTGTTACTGGAGAATACGTTTCGCTGAAATCGACGCCTTGTTTTTGACTGCAACCCTTTACGACGAGCCTTGCTTTATATCGGTCGGCGTCACCGTTTGGTTTAATTTTGACCCGAAAAACCCACTTGTTTTGAATTGCTCGACGTCCTTTGGGTAGTTCAACTAATTGCCatgtattatttcttcttaGCGAATCAAGTTCCTCACACATTGCTTGCTCCCACTGTTTTCTGTCAGGTGATTCGATTGCTTCTTTGTAGTCTTCAGGTATCTTGATTTTAACTAACATGCATGAACATGTGCCAACATGTTGAGTTTTGCTTCTTGTTCGATGTGCAATTCCATTGTTTTCAGTTATTCGTTCAGTTTGTTGTCTTTTCTCCTTTGAGCGGGTTCTCGTCGCAATTGCTTCATCTTTACTTGAACTTGAATCTTGTTCGGAGTCAGTATCTTGTTTTTCctgttttatttctaattgttctatatcttcttcttcaatgaatttaacggCTGCCATTGGACGAGGTTCGACAATTTTAACGTTGCATCGCACATACACGTTCTTCGTGCCGCGCTCCCAGAGACGATAAGCTTTCGAGCCTGGTTCATAACCCACAAGTACAAGCTTCTTTGACTTCTTATCGAATTTGCTTCTAAATTGATCTTCGATATGAGCGTACGCATCACTACCATAGATACGTAAAAAGCTGACGTTTGGTTGTTCACCTGTGAACATCTCCCACGGTGTTTTGCCACCAAGTCGATCCAAAGGTATTCGGTTCCGAATAATTGCGGCTGTTCTTCCAGCTTCGGCCCAAAGCGATAAAGGTAAGTCTGCTGCAGCCAGCAACGTGCGTCCAGTCTCGACGATTGTTCTGATTTGTCGTTCAGCACGACCGTTTTGTTGTGGTGCACGCGGCGTCGAAAATTCATGAACTATCTTGTTTCTGTTCATAATTCGCTTCATGTCTTTGCTAATAAATTCTCGTGCGTTATCGGACCGAAAACGCTTTATTGTGTGTCCAtacgaattaaaaattgcaataacaCTTTCGACGGCGTCGACAATTTCAGTGCGATTTTTCATAGGACGAACGATTAGAAATCCAGTGTAGTCGTCTACAAAAACTACCAATACAGTATTTCCACCGAGAGACGGAGTTGACATCGGACCGCAGACATCAAAATGTATCAATTCACCTGGCTGCTTTGCACGAGTGTCCGATTCGTTGAATTGCTTGCGTGTCTGCTTGCCAAAGATGCAGGCTTCACAAAACTTTTCGCTACTACTGATCTTTGCGACGTTCACGTTTTTAACTGTGCCACTAGTAGCCAATTGTTCCAGTTTCTTATAGCTCACGTGACCGAGTCGTTCGTGCCACACCGACAGCGGTTGTACATCATTTTCGGCATGATGAGCTTCATGTTCTGGTAGCACAACTTGTGTGTTCATCGTGTACAAATTTCGTTCATAACTGTAACCAGTCATGAGTGTCTGGTTTCTTTTGTTGACGATCTTGATTTGATCTTCTTCGATAATTGTTCTGTTGCCATGTTTTGCGCTTGCGCCGATGCTTAATAGATTACGACCTAAGTCCGGAATCCAGAGTACGTCATATAGTGTACCTTCGCGTTCTTTACCGTTTACCGTTGATATAACTCTAATATTACCTTGGCCACCTGCATaaacaatgtttttgtttCCTACAGTTATCGGTACAGACTTGTCGTCAATCGCCTTGAATGTCTCGAACCATTCTCGTCGAAACGTCATATGATTGCTAGCTCCTGAATCAGCTATCCAACAATCTTCGTTCGGGCGTTCGCGCTGAGCCGTAGAGAATGATGCTGTGAATGCATCGCCATGAGACGATCTTTTACCTTGTGATGCGCTGTTAGCTTGCTTCGATTCTCGTTTAGGTTTCTTGCATTGTCGAGCCGTATGTCCTTCTTCATCACAATTGAAGCATTTTCCTTTGAATGTTTTCTTATCTTGCTTAGGCTTTTTGATGTGCTTTGACTTCTTAGCACACAATGCAACAGATTCATCTTCGCTACTTATCTTGAGCTCACCGAAGCTAGTAGTATAGCTATGCCGGTTCTAACTCAGGCATCTGAGGGGGTGCGCGGGTGAAGGGGGGGAAGAGGTtgagggggagggggtaatgacgtcatcgttttggaggggagggggtaatgacgtcatcgttttggaggggagggggtaatgacgtcatcgttttggaagAGAGGGGGTAATTTCGGCgtggagggggtgacgagggaggtgcgggggagaggggaaggtatcggattacaggGGGAATAGGTtgaggggagggggtaatgacgtcattgtttatgaggggagggggtaatttCGGCgtggagggggtgacgagggaggtgcgggggagaggggaaggtatcggattacataaattcctggaagagataaggattcctggaagagataagataaggattgtttatataaacatgagtcatatagagataaggattgtttatacaaagggtatcggattacactgcgtcagcacttttggagtGGAGGGGGTGACAAGGGAGGTGAGGGGGAGGTGCggggaaggtatcggattacataaattcctggaaaagataagataaggattgtttatataagcATGAGTCATagagagataaggattgtttatacaaaaatgatttatagttccgagaattgtttatatcctttgcaggttcgtgcaggtttTAGCGTGAcatcatcgctatttttagatCATAGGCCCTTAGGCAGCCACTTTTAGGCGCCatgttgccagatttcaatttgcgtgacatcatcgatatttttaattagtgtcgTGTGCGACGAGCGGGTATAAAAAGctcgtgaaaaaatataaattgtcacaGTTGTTCAAAATGGAGCGCGATCTCACCGTACGAGCAGTGAATATCAAAACGTTGGGAGAGTTTCTCCCATGGGACTACGAGTGCGACGAGTACCTCGATTCTCTGAGGGAAAAATGTCGCAAGAGACAACGAACCGGAGTAGTGAACTCTCTGGTGGCGCAAATTGTGCGTCTGGAGGGTGTGAGGAAGATCATTCAAGAGCGTTTTGTGCCCATCGGTGCTGGATACGGCGGATACGAGAAGAAGGGCTACACGTGGAAGGAGATCGAGACGGCGTTTAGGAACCGTGTGCTGACGGGTGCGGTTGTCAATCACGAATACATCGATCCTCGTGAATTTTTGGGAGAGATAAGAAATACCGTCATCGAACGGATCCAGGGCGTCATGATGGAACACAACAGCGTCAAGATTAACACCGCGTTCAACGGGGAATTCATCGCGGGCGACAAGACTGCCGTGAAGACCATCGCCACGAAGAATCAAGAGATATATCCAACATCTGATCTAAACGAGTGGTACACGAAGCATGTGGTTGACGTCATACAGGCATCTCTGGAGGAGTTTCAGGAACGTGATAGCGGATGGGCGTTGTCACGTATCCTGAACCTAACAATCAACGTCAACAAGTTGAATCCTCTACGCGCGGGATGCCACATCGAGTTACCGcggaaaattatgttaaaaaaggCGGTGGTCAACGTGAAATCAAATGATAATGCGTGCTTCGCGTGGGCAGTCGTCGCCGCTCTATATCCGACGAAAAGAAATTCGGAAAGGACGATAGAATACCCACATTACTCGACGGTGCTCAACCTGTGCGGCATAGAGTTCCCCGTGACGCTTCcgcaaatatcaaaattcgaGAAACTGAACACCATCTCCGTCAACGTCTTTACCACCCAAGACTCCAAAATCGTCCC
The window above is part of the Linepithema humile isolate Giens D197 chromosome 8, Lhum_UNIL_v1.0, whole genome shotgun sequence genome. Proteins encoded here:
- the LOC137001374 gene encoding uncharacterized protein; translation: MERDLTVRAVNIKTLGEFLPWDYECDEYLDSLREKCRKRQRTGVVNSLVAQIVRLEGVRKIIQERFVPIGAGYGGYEKKGYTWKEIETAFRNRVLTGAVVNHEYIDPREFLGEIRNTVIERIQGVMMEHNSVKINTAFNGEFIAGDKTAVKTIATKNQEIYPTSDLNEWYTKHVVDVIQASLEEFQERDSGWALSRILNLTINVNKLNPLRAGCHIELPRKIMLKKAVVNVKSNDNACFAWAVVAALYPTKRNSERTIEYPHYSTVLNLCGIEFPVTLPQISKFEKLNTISVNVFTTQDSKIVPLRLTDDKKEKHVNLLYVCKNNDAHFACIKNLPRLVSSQLSKHTHKMYICDRCLHYFYTREKLSVHSVDCGKMNDCAVVLPSEDDKWLTFRNYNRKERLPFVVYADLECTLEKKDGQDGTTYAYQHHNVFSVGYYVSCTYDNSLSGYKSYRGEDCVAWLVNELHDLAHRVKAIRTTIVPMADLTPEESEKFRSTATCHVCEKPFTPDDTRVRDH